In Zingiber officinale cultivar Zhangliang chromosome 1A, Zo_v1.1, whole genome shotgun sequence, a genomic segment contains:
- the LOC122038796 gene encoding 40S ribosomal protein S3-3-like, giving the protein MATQMSKKRKFVADGVFFAELNEVLTRELAEDGYSGVEVRVTPMRTEIIIRATRTQNVLGEKGRRIRELTSVVQKRFKFPENGVELYAEKVNNRGLCAIAQAESLRYKLLGGLAVRRACYGVLRFVMESGAKGCEVIVSGKLRAQRAKSMKFKDGYMISSGQPVKEYIDSAVRHVLLRQGVLGIKVKIMLDWDPKGKQGPTTPLPDLVTIHPPKDEEEYVQPSLVLAPEIPVV; this is encoded by the exons ATGGCGACCCAAATGAGTAAGAAGCGAAAG TTTGTGGCCGACGGAGTGTTCTTCGCGGAGTTGAACGAGGTTCTGACGAGAGAACTGGCGGAGGATGGGTATTCGGGCGTGGAGGTCAGAGTTACGCCAATGCGGACCGAGATTATCATACGGGCAACCCGCACCCAGAATGTTCTTG GTGAAAAGGGTAGGAGAATTAGGGAGTTGACTTCGGTTGTGCAGAAACGATTTAAATTTCCTGAGAATGGGGTCGAGCTATATGCAGAGAAGGTGAACAATAGAGGGCTTTGCGCGATTGCTCAGGCTGAGTCGCTTCGTTACAAGCTTCTGGGGGGACTTGCTGTTAGGAG GGCCTGTTACGGTGTTTTGAGATTTGTCATGGAGAGTGGTGCCAAGGGGTGTGAG GTCATTGTAAGTGGAAAACTTAGGGCACAGCGTGCTAAATCAATGAAATTCAAGGATGGGTACATGATTTCTTCTGGGCAGCCAGTCAAGGAGTATATTGATTCAGCAGTGAGACATGTTCTCCTGCGACAG GGTGTTCTTGGAATCAAGGTGAAAATCATGCTGGATTGGGATCCAAAGGGTAAGCAAGGCCCTACTACCCCACTTCCAGATCTCGTCACCATTCATCCGCCGAAGGATGAAGAAGAATATGTCCAGCCTTCACTTGTGTTGGCTCCAGAGATACCTGTGGTTTGA